In Haliaeetus albicilla chromosome 2, bHalAlb1.1, whole genome shotgun sequence, a single genomic region encodes these proteins:
- the KIF9 gene encoding kinesin-like protein KIF9 isoform X1, whose product MDAVEKRVHTFVRVKPTANFAQDMIKFGPDNKTIDIYIRKDAKKGVVNNRQTDWSFRLDGVLHNTSQELAYETVAKKLVSEALTGYNGTIMCYGQTGAGKTYTMTGATAEYKHRGIIPRAIQQVFKATAHSVDPFITVRISYLEIYNETLFDLLSTMTSNGTSDMQMAVVDCPQGVYVKGLSIHSVSHEEDALNLLFEGETNRMIAEHTLNKNSSRSHCIFTIYIESRFRVFSDVKCINSKINLIDLAGSERLSKTGSEGQVLKEATYINKSLSFLEQIIIALADPKRDHIPFRQSKLTHVLKDSLGGNCNTVLVANICGEAVHVEETLSSLRFATRMKWITTEPILNETYDREGTVKALEKEIILLKQELAMHDSLVNRSFVTYDPLTDIQIAGIKSQVHKYLKGAIDEIDIVNIRQVREVFKQFKLIVSQQEREVEARLRSKYALIDKNDFAAVAAVQKAGVVDVDGHLVREEDGQASGTRTTPFSSRRGGKKKSRKSNEQPKKDRIGSSLSGRDLDVFLPSKSQVIISTKDLDVKEGVRSQDTANIEAELSKPAPVDDSQRPSSPPSKPVAFEQFKEECGSEISRIFKENKSILLARKKRSSTVAQRINFIKHEMEGIKKALEAQKQERWQQGEYVDEKGQIIIDEQEFLLIMKLKDLKEEYRSGYAELQDLKAEIQYCQHLVDRCRNKLISEFEIWYSESFLIPKDVREALKPGGNIRPGMIPINRVMCLEEDEQDRFERMQETTLPACPASVSFYKAKMKTDQKHAYTRTMSSLEQMRKKPGLITAAGKNKPLSFLHVM is encoded by the exons ATGGATGCAGTAGAAAAGAGAGTCCATACATTTGTGCGAGTCAAGCCAACAGCTAATTTTGCTCAAGATATGATCAAGTTTGGGCCAGACAACAAG ACCATAGATATATACATCAGAAAAGATGCCAAGAAAGGAGTTGTGAATAACAGGCAGACTGACTGGTCCTTTAGACTGGATGGCGTCCTTCACAATACCTCCCAGGAACTGGCTTATGAGACTGTGGCTAAGAAATTGGTGTCTGAAGCTTTAACTGGCTATAATG GCACGATAATGTGCTATGGGCAAACGGGGGCTGGTAAAACTTACACGATGACGGGAGCAACTGCCGAGTACAAGCATCGAGGAATCATACCCCGAGCTATACAGCAG GTCTTCAAAGCAACTGCACATTCTGTTGATCCGTTCATCACTGTCCGAATATCCTACCTGGAAATCTACAATGAGACCTTATTTGACCTTCTGTCCACCATGACCAGCAATGGGACCAGTGACATGCAGATGGCTGTAGTGGATTGCCCGCAGGGTGTTTATGTGAAGGGCTTATCTATACATTCAGTTAGCCATGAGGAAGATGCTCTAAATCTCCTTTTTGag GGTGAGACCAACAGAATGATAGCAGAGCACACACTGAATAAAAATTCATCCAGATCCCATTGCATCTTTACTATTTATATTGAG TCTCGTTTCAGAGTTTTCTCAGATGTCAAATGCATTAACTCTAAAATCAACTTAATAGATCTGGCAGGCTCAGAGAGACTGAGCAAGACCGGA TCTGAAGGACAGGTTCTGAAAGAAGCCACGTACATCAACAAGTCTCTGTCATTCCTTGAGCAAATCATCATTGCCTTGGCCGATCCTAAGAGGGACCACATCCCCTTCCGGCAGAGCAAGCTCACTCACGTTCTCAAGGACTCACTAG GGGGAAACTGCAATACTGTCCTAGTGGCAAATATCTGTGGGGAGGCTGTGCATGTGGAAGAGACT TTGTCTTCTCTTCGTTTTGCTACCAGAATGAAATGGATCACAACAGAGCCAATCCTTAATGAGACATATGACCGAGAG GGGACAGTGAAGGCTTTGGAGAAGGAGATTATTCTTCTGAAGCAGGAACTGGCCATGCATGACAGCTTG GTAAATCGTTCTTTCGTGACTTACGACCCTCTGACTGACATCCAGATAGCAGGGATTAAGTCTCAAGTCCATAAATACCTAAAAGGAGCCATTGATGAAATTGAT ATAGTGAACATCAGGCAAGTCCGGGAGGTATTTAAGCAGTTCAAACTGATTGTAAG TCAACAGGAGCGTGAAGTGGAGGCCAGATTACGAAGCAAGTATGCTCTGATAGACAAAAATgactttgctgctgttgctgctgttcagAAG GCAGGTGTGGTTGATGTCGATGGCCATTTGGTGCGGGAAGAGGATGGACAGGCTTCTGGGACTAGAACTACTCCTTTTTCATCCAGACGTGGTGGGAAGAAGAAATCCAGGAAAAGCAATGAGCAGCCCAA AAAAGACAGAATCGGGAGCTCTCTTTCTGGGAGAGATCTGGATGTTTTTTTACCATCAAAAAGTCAGGTAATAATTTCCACCAAGGATCTGGATGTGAAAGAGGGAGTAAGGAGCCAGGATACAGCAAATATTGAGGCAGAGCTCTCAAAGCCAGCTCCCGTGGATGATTCCCAGCGGCCCAG CTCCCCTCCATCCAAGCCTGTGGCATTTGAGCAGTTTAAGGAGGAGTGCGGAAGTGAGATCAGCCGGATCtttaaagagaacaaaagcaTCCTCCTTgccaggaagaagagaagcagtACAGTAGCGCAGAGGATCAACTTCATCAAGCATGAGATGGAGGGCATCAAAAAGGCTCTGGAGGCTCAGAAGCAGGAGCGGTGGCAGCAGG GAGAGTATGTTGATGAGAAAGGACAGATCATAATTGATGAGCAGGAGTTTTTACTCATCATGAAGCTGAAAGACCTGAAGGAAGAGTACAGGTCTGGTTATGCTGAACTGCAGGACCTGAAGGCAGAAATCCAGTACTGCCAGCATCTGGTGGACCGGTGCCGTAACAAACTCATCTCAG agtTTGAGATCTGGTACAGTGAGTCTTTCCTTATCCCCAAGGATGTGCGGGAAGCTCTGAAGCCTGGTGGCAACATCAGACCTGGAATGATTCCCATAAACAGAGTCATGTGCCTG GAGGAAGACGAGCAGGACAGGTTTGAGCGGATGCAGGAGACAACGCTGCCAGCCTGCCCAGCTTCGGTCTCATTCTACAAGGCGAAAATGAAGACTGATCAAAAG CACGCGTACACCAGAACCATGTCATCCCTCGAGCAAATGCGCAAGAAACCCGGGCTCATCACAGCAGCTGGGAAGAATAAACCCCTGTCGTTTCTGCACGTCATGTAG
- the KIF9 gene encoding kinesin-like protein KIF9 isoform X2, translating into MDAVEKRVHTFVRVKPTANFAQDMIKFGPDNKTIDIYIRKDAKKGVVNNRQTDWSFRLDGVLHNTSQELAYETVAKKLVSEALTGYNGTIMCYGQTGAGKTYTMTGATAEYKHRGIIPRAIQQVFKATAHSVDPFITVRISYLEIYNETLFDLLSTMTSNGTSDMQMAVVDCPQGVYVKGLSIHSVSHEEDALNLLFEGETNRMIAEHTLNKNSSRSHCIFTIYIESRFRVFSDVKCINSKINLIDLAGSERLSKTGSEGQVLKEATYINKSLSFLEQIIIALADPKRDHIPFRQSKLTHVLKDSLGGNCNTVLVANICGEAVHVEETLSSLRFATRMKWITTEPILNETYDREGTVKALEKEIILLKQELAMHDSLVNRSFVTYDPLTDIQIAGIKSQVHKYLKGAIDEIDIVNIRQVREVFKQFKLIVSQQEREVEARLRSKYALIDKNDFAAVAAVQKAGVVDVDGHLVREEDGQASGTRTTPFSSRRGGKKKSRKSNEQPKKDRIGSSLSGRDLDVFLPSKSQVIISTKDLDVKEGVRSQDTANIEAELSKPAPVDDSQRPSSPPSKPVAFEQFKEECGSEISRIFKENKSILLARKKRSSTVAQRINFIKHEMEGIKKALEAQKQERWQQGEYVDEKGQIIIDEQEFLLIMKLKDLKEEYRSGYAELQDLKAEIQYCQHLVDRCRNKLISEFEIWYSESFLIPKDVREALKPGGNIRPGMIPINRVMCLGVHLLLLA; encoded by the exons ATGGATGCAGTAGAAAAGAGAGTCCATACATTTGTGCGAGTCAAGCCAACAGCTAATTTTGCTCAAGATATGATCAAGTTTGGGCCAGACAACAAG ACCATAGATATATACATCAGAAAAGATGCCAAGAAAGGAGTTGTGAATAACAGGCAGACTGACTGGTCCTTTAGACTGGATGGCGTCCTTCACAATACCTCCCAGGAACTGGCTTATGAGACTGTGGCTAAGAAATTGGTGTCTGAAGCTTTAACTGGCTATAATG GCACGATAATGTGCTATGGGCAAACGGGGGCTGGTAAAACTTACACGATGACGGGAGCAACTGCCGAGTACAAGCATCGAGGAATCATACCCCGAGCTATACAGCAG GTCTTCAAAGCAACTGCACATTCTGTTGATCCGTTCATCACTGTCCGAATATCCTACCTGGAAATCTACAATGAGACCTTATTTGACCTTCTGTCCACCATGACCAGCAATGGGACCAGTGACATGCAGATGGCTGTAGTGGATTGCCCGCAGGGTGTTTATGTGAAGGGCTTATCTATACATTCAGTTAGCCATGAGGAAGATGCTCTAAATCTCCTTTTTGag GGTGAGACCAACAGAATGATAGCAGAGCACACACTGAATAAAAATTCATCCAGATCCCATTGCATCTTTACTATTTATATTGAG TCTCGTTTCAGAGTTTTCTCAGATGTCAAATGCATTAACTCTAAAATCAACTTAATAGATCTGGCAGGCTCAGAGAGACTGAGCAAGACCGGA TCTGAAGGACAGGTTCTGAAAGAAGCCACGTACATCAACAAGTCTCTGTCATTCCTTGAGCAAATCATCATTGCCTTGGCCGATCCTAAGAGGGACCACATCCCCTTCCGGCAGAGCAAGCTCACTCACGTTCTCAAGGACTCACTAG GGGGAAACTGCAATACTGTCCTAGTGGCAAATATCTGTGGGGAGGCTGTGCATGTGGAAGAGACT TTGTCTTCTCTTCGTTTTGCTACCAGAATGAAATGGATCACAACAGAGCCAATCCTTAATGAGACATATGACCGAGAG GGGACAGTGAAGGCTTTGGAGAAGGAGATTATTCTTCTGAAGCAGGAACTGGCCATGCATGACAGCTTG GTAAATCGTTCTTTCGTGACTTACGACCCTCTGACTGACATCCAGATAGCAGGGATTAAGTCTCAAGTCCATAAATACCTAAAAGGAGCCATTGATGAAATTGAT ATAGTGAACATCAGGCAAGTCCGGGAGGTATTTAAGCAGTTCAAACTGATTGTAAG TCAACAGGAGCGTGAAGTGGAGGCCAGATTACGAAGCAAGTATGCTCTGATAGACAAAAATgactttgctgctgttgctgctgttcagAAG GCAGGTGTGGTTGATGTCGATGGCCATTTGGTGCGGGAAGAGGATGGACAGGCTTCTGGGACTAGAACTACTCCTTTTTCATCCAGACGTGGTGGGAAGAAGAAATCCAGGAAAAGCAATGAGCAGCCCAA AAAAGACAGAATCGGGAGCTCTCTTTCTGGGAGAGATCTGGATGTTTTTTTACCATCAAAAAGTCAGGTAATAATTTCCACCAAGGATCTGGATGTGAAAGAGGGAGTAAGGAGCCAGGATACAGCAAATATTGAGGCAGAGCTCTCAAAGCCAGCTCCCGTGGATGATTCCCAGCGGCCCAG CTCCCCTCCATCCAAGCCTGTGGCATTTGAGCAGTTTAAGGAGGAGTGCGGAAGTGAGATCAGCCGGATCtttaaagagaacaaaagcaTCCTCCTTgccaggaagaagagaagcagtACAGTAGCGCAGAGGATCAACTTCATCAAGCATGAGATGGAGGGCATCAAAAAGGCTCTGGAGGCTCAGAAGCAGGAGCGGTGGCAGCAGG GAGAGTATGTTGATGAGAAAGGACAGATCATAATTGATGAGCAGGAGTTTTTACTCATCATGAAGCTGAAAGACCTGAAGGAAGAGTACAGGTCTGGTTATGCTGAACTGCAGGACCTGAAGGCAGAAATCCAGTACTGCCAGCATCTGGTGGACCGGTGCCGTAACAAACTCATCTCAG agtTTGAGATCTGGTACAGTGAGTCTTTCCTTATCCCCAAGGATGTGCGGGAAGCTCTGAAGCCTGGTGGCAACATCAGACCTGGAATGATTCCCATAAACAGAGTCATGTGCCTG GGTGTGCATCTTTTGCTCTTGGCTTGA
- the KIF9 gene encoding kinesin-like protein KIF9 isoform X3, whose product MDAVEKRVHTFVRVKPTANFAQDMIKFGPDNKTIDIYIRKDAKKGVVNNRQTDWSFRLDGVLHNTSQELAYETVAKKLVSEALTGYNGTIMCYGQTGAGKTYTMTGATAEYKHRGIIPRAIQQVFKATAHSVDPFITVRISYLEIYNETLFDLLSTMTSNGTSDMQMAVVDCPQGVYVKGLSIHSVSHEEDALNLLFEGETNRMIAEHTLNKNSSRSHCIFTIYIESRFRVFSDVKCINSKINLIDLAGSERLSKTGVSNGRNISVKSLVINMVEVKFWVFPTTEFNL is encoded by the exons ATGGATGCAGTAGAAAAGAGAGTCCATACATTTGTGCGAGTCAAGCCAACAGCTAATTTTGCTCAAGATATGATCAAGTTTGGGCCAGACAACAAG ACCATAGATATATACATCAGAAAAGATGCCAAGAAAGGAGTTGTGAATAACAGGCAGACTGACTGGTCCTTTAGACTGGATGGCGTCCTTCACAATACCTCCCAGGAACTGGCTTATGAGACTGTGGCTAAGAAATTGGTGTCTGAAGCTTTAACTGGCTATAATG GCACGATAATGTGCTATGGGCAAACGGGGGCTGGTAAAACTTACACGATGACGGGAGCAACTGCCGAGTACAAGCATCGAGGAATCATACCCCGAGCTATACAGCAG GTCTTCAAAGCAACTGCACATTCTGTTGATCCGTTCATCACTGTCCGAATATCCTACCTGGAAATCTACAATGAGACCTTATTTGACCTTCTGTCCACCATGACCAGCAATGGGACCAGTGACATGCAGATGGCTGTAGTGGATTGCCCGCAGGGTGTTTATGTGAAGGGCTTATCTATACATTCAGTTAGCCATGAGGAAGATGCTCTAAATCTCCTTTTTGag GGTGAGACCAACAGAATGATAGCAGAGCACACACTGAATAAAAATTCATCCAGATCCCATTGCATCTTTACTATTTATATTGAG TCTCGTTTCAGAGTTTTCTCAGATGTCAAATGCATTAACTCTAAAATCAACTTAATAGATCTGGCAGGCTCAGAGAGACTGAGCAAGACCGGAGTAAGTaatggaagaaatatttcagtgaagagTCTAGTAATCAACATGGTGGAGGTGAAATTCTGGGTTTTCCCCACAACAGAGTTCAACCTGTGA